From Verrucomicrobiota bacterium JB022, one genomic window encodes:
- a CDS encoding ApaG domain yields MAHPTDSYTPEGLYVSLDALEHRFEPEQASPDRPHLFIYHLTIQNDSDRRVTLLARKWVITYPDGEMDVVEGDKIVGQEPVLHPGDHFSYNSFHLTGRDCIAQGAFFGLDDGDNRVHVRIPSFEMPIPGKYRRD; encoded by the coding sequence ACCGACAGCTATACCCCCGAGGGTCTTTATGTGAGCCTCGACGCGCTGGAGCACCGCTTCGAGCCCGAACAGGCTTCGCCTGACCGGCCCCACCTCTTCATCTACCACCTCACGATCCAGAACGATTCCGACCGCCGCGTGACCTTACTGGCGCGCAAGTGGGTGATCACCTACCCCGATGGCGAGATGGATGTGGTGGAGGGCGACAAGATCGTGGGGCAGGAGCCTGTGCTGCACCCGGGTGACCACTTCAGCTACAACAGCTTTCACCTTACCGGACGAGACTGTATCGCCCAAGGGGCCTTCTTCGGCCTCGACGACGGCGACAACCGCGTCCACGTGCGTATCCCGTCGTTTGAAATGCCGATCCCGGGCAAGTACCGGAGAGATTAG